A genomic segment from uncultured Desulfuromonas sp. encodes:
- a CDS encoding histidine triad nucleotide-binding protein, translated as MQDSCLFCKIVAGEIPAQIVYEDDLVIAFNDIDPQAPVHILVIPRKHIPGMNDIAEDDLVVMGRIHQVAVKLAEQCGISESGYRLVNNCNEHGGQAIAHLHYHLLGGRQLSWPPG; from the coding sequence ATGCAGGACAGTTGTCTCTTTTGTAAGATTGTTGCTGGAGAAATTCCGGCACAGATTGTTTACGAAGACGATCTGGTTATTGCTTTCAATGATATTGATCCCCAGGCGCCGGTGCATATTCTGGTGATCCCACGCAAACATATTCCCGGCATGAATGATATTGCTGAGGATGACTTGGTCGTCATGGGACGCATTCATCAGGTCGCTGTGAAATTGGCAGAGCAATGCGGAATTTCCGAATCCGGCTACCGTCTGGTCAATAATTGCAACGAACATGGTGGTCAGGCTATTGCTCATCTGCATTATCACCTCCTTGGGGGACGCCAACTGAGCTGGCCTCCCGGCTAA